Proteins found in one Polyangia bacterium genomic segment:
- the dnaJ gene encoding molecular chaperone DnaJ, with protein sequence MGATVSEKKDFYEVLGVARDCDAAELKRAYRKLAMELHPDKNPGNAISEAQFKEASEAYQVLSDPQKRAAYDRFGHAGPGGGFGQGFSDVGDIFSAFSDVFGDIFRGGGGPGGGRRGPGRGADIETRMDITFAEAATGVTKDVKVRRRAPCETCHGSGAKPGSSPEVCQQCGGRGQVMHSQGFLMISTTCPICRGEGRVIRTPCTTCDGSGVTHQEETLQLSIPAGVDDNATLRLMGRGEAGGRGGRPGNLYVVLHVEEDARFERDGADLHTEVAASFPQLALGDTVTVPTIDGEATLEVPAGTQPGDTLRLRGKGMPRLEERGQGDIIAHVKLVVPKTLSKDEEQHLRAYAAAGGQKVQPERSGLFGRKKKK encoded by the coding sequence GTGGGCGCTACCGTGTCGGAGAAGAAGGATTTTTACGAGGTGCTGGGCGTCGCGCGTGACTGCGACGCCGCCGAGCTGAAGCGCGCGTACCGAAAACTGGCCATGGAGCTGCACCCGGACAAGAACCCCGGCAACGCCATCTCCGAGGCGCAGTTCAAGGAAGCGTCGGAGGCCTATCAGGTGCTGTCCGATCCGCAGAAGCGCGCGGCGTACGATCGATTTGGCCACGCCGGTCCGGGCGGCGGCTTCGGGCAAGGCTTCTCCGACGTGGGCGACATCTTCTCGGCGTTCTCCGACGTGTTCGGCGACATCTTCCGGGGCGGGGGCGGGCCGGGCGGCGGGCGGCGCGGCCCTGGACGCGGCGCCGACATCGAAACCCGGATGGATATCACGTTCGCCGAGGCGGCCACCGGCGTCACCAAGGACGTCAAGGTGCGGCGGCGCGCCCCCTGCGAGACCTGCCACGGCAGCGGCGCCAAGCCTGGATCATCGCCGGAGGTGTGCCAGCAGTGCGGCGGGCGCGGGCAGGTCATGCACTCGCAAGGCTTCCTGATGATCTCGACGACCTGCCCGATCTGCCGCGGCGAGGGCCGGGTGATTCGCACGCCGTGCACCACCTGCGATGGCTCGGGCGTCACGCACCAAGAAGAGACCCTGCAGCTTTCCATCCCCGCCGGCGTCGACGACAACGCGACCTTGCGTTTGATGGGGCGGGGCGAGGCGGGCGGCCGCGGCGGTCGCCCCGGCAACCTGTACGTCGTCTTGCACGTGGAAGAAGACGCGCGTTTTGAACGCGACGGCGCCGACCTGCACACCGAGGTAGCGGCCAGCTTCCCGCAGCTGGCCCTGGGCGACACCGTCACCGTTCCGACGATCGACGGCGAGGCGACGCTGGAGGTCCCCGCCGGCACGCAGCCCGGCGACACCCTGCGCCTGCGCGGCAAGGGTATGCCGCGCCTGGAAGAGCGCGGGCAGGGCGACATCATCGCCCACGTCAAGCTGGTGGTGCCGAAGACGCTGTCGAAGGACGAAGAGCAGCACCTGCGCGCCTACGCCGCCGCCGGCGGGCAAAAGGTGCAGCCGGAACGCTCCGGGCTCTTCGGCCGCAAAAAGAAAAAATAG